One genomic region from Leifsonia sp. Root1293 encodes:
- a CDS encoding BlaI/MecI/CopY family transcriptional regulator produces the protein MATLGDLERAVMDLLWDAATPLSANELRDALQAGGSTSGGRDVAATTVLTVLSRLETKGFVDRTRASRPHLYSAVSGRAEHTAELMHEVLGTASDRDAALARFVGQVSPQEAEMLRTLLASRERA, from the coding sequence ATGGCAACACTGGGTGACCTCGAAAGAGCTGTGATGGATCTGCTCTGGGATGCCGCGACCCCGCTGAGCGCCAATGAGCTGCGCGACGCCCTTCAGGCTGGCGGATCGACCAGTGGCGGGCGTGACGTCGCGGCGACCACGGTGCTCACGGTGCTCTCGCGACTGGAGACCAAGGGGTTCGTCGACAGGACCCGCGCGAGCCGGCCGCACCTCTACAGCGCAGTGAGCGGTCGAGCGGAGCACACCGCCGAGCTCATGCACGAGGTGCTCGGGACTGCATCCGATCGTGATGCGGCCCTCGCCCGGTTCGTCGGACAGGTCAGTCCTCAGGAGGCCGAGATGCTGCGCACCCTGCTCGCATCACGCGAGCGGGCCTGA
- a CDS encoding M56 family metallopeptidase: MYAASAVLAVIAIALAWPVPIALARASWPSRTPGRALALWQLIALAGGTSMIGALLLFGFAPFVGAGAADAGLLVSGLFSGPLPTDVGVVHIVALGAAVLLGAHLLLNLATTAVRAERSRRRHHTLVELLSSPVPGRPGTRMLDHAAPVAYCLPGMHTVTVLSEGLVDLLDREQLDAVLAHERTHLRQHHHLVLLAFTAWNSALPWFPIANRAERAVALLVEMLADDTARREVDAATLATAIALVGSAWGDVGHADVLGTAPHRLAAPGPTPAAPHEGPAVAGALGARISRLLAA; this comes from the coding sequence GTGTATGCGGCATCCGCGGTTCTCGCCGTCATCGCCATCGCGCTCGCCTGGCCGGTGCCGATAGCCCTGGCCCGCGCCAGCTGGCCGTCGCGCACTCCGGGGCGCGCCCTTGCGCTCTGGCAGCTCATCGCCCTCGCCGGCGGAACGAGCATGATCGGCGCACTCCTGCTGTTCGGCTTCGCTCCCTTCGTCGGAGCAGGGGCTGCGGATGCCGGACTGCTGGTGTCCGGCCTGTTCAGCGGCCCGCTGCCGACCGATGTGGGCGTTGTGCACATCGTCGCGCTCGGCGCGGCCGTGCTGCTCGGCGCGCACCTGCTGCTGAACCTCGCCACGACCGCCGTTCGTGCGGAGCGCAGCCGTCGACGCCACCACACCTTGGTCGAGCTGCTCAGCTCGCCCGTTCCCGGACGCCCGGGTACTCGCATGCTCGACCACGCAGCTCCCGTCGCCTACTGCCTGCCCGGCATGCACACCGTCACGGTGCTGTCCGAGGGGCTCGTGGACCTGCTCGACCGCGAGCAGCTCGATGCGGTCCTCGCTCACGAGCGCACCCACCTGCGTCAGCACCACCACCTCGTGCTGCTCGCCTTCACGGCCTGGAACAGTGCACTCCCCTGGTTCCCGATCGCCAATCGTGCCGAGCGGGCCGTCGCCCTGCTGGTCGAGATGCTGGCCGACGACACGGCCCGCCGCGAGGTCGACGCGGCGACACTCGCCACCGCGATCGCCCTCGTCGGTTCAGCATGGGGTGACGTGGGGCACGCCGATGTGCTCGGCACGGCGCCCCACCGCCTTGCGGCACCCGGCCCGACGCCTGCGGCCCCTCACGAGGGCCCGGCCGTCGCCGGTGCACTTGGTGCGCGGATCTCCCGTCTTCTCGCAGCCTGA
- a CDS encoding DedA family protein — protein sequence MNDVLLWILETVQSVDPVLRTLIAGVGILLETSLLIGLVVPGDSIVLVASTAVDGTVEYFALIATVVVGALAGESIGFYLGRWFGPRIRRSRLGARIGEKNWVRAERYIERRGGIAVFISRFLPVLHSLVPVTVGMSTMRYRRFLAWTAPASIIWAFAYVSVGSAAAGSFRETSEKLHYAGYIFVGIIVVFLVLVLVTKKVLTRLERRHLSVDDADTDSGSGTGTGTSSSSRPESMDAPGTSGE from the coding sequence ATGAACGACGTGCTGCTGTGGATCCTCGAGACTGTGCAGTCCGTGGATCCCGTGCTGCGCACCCTCATCGCCGGAGTCGGCATCCTGCTGGAGACGTCGTTGCTCATCGGGCTCGTCGTCCCCGGCGATTCGATCGTGCTCGTGGCGAGCACAGCCGTCGACGGCACCGTCGAGTACTTCGCCCTCATCGCCACCGTCGTCGTCGGTGCCCTGGCCGGGGAGAGCATCGGCTTCTATCTCGGGCGCTGGTTCGGGCCCCGCATCCGTCGCAGCAGGCTCGGTGCCAGGATCGGCGAGAAGAACTGGGTGCGGGCCGAGCGCTACATCGAGAGGCGAGGCGGCATCGCCGTCTTCATCTCGCGATTCCTTCCCGTGCTGCACTCGCTGGTTCCGGTGACGGTGGGCATGAGCACGATGCGGTACCGGCGCTTCCTGGCGTGGACGGCTCCCGCCAGCATCATCTGGGCGTTCGCCTACGTCTCTGTCGGGTCGGCTGCGGCCGGCAGCTTCCGCGAGACCAGTGAGAAGCTGCACTACGCCGGCTACATCTTCGTCGGCATCATCGTGGTGTTCCTCGTTCTCGTGCTCGTGACCAAGAAGGTCCTGACGCGCCTCGAAAGGCGCCATCTGTCGGTGGACGATGCCGACACGGACTCGGGCTCCGGCACCGGAACCGGCACCAGTTCGTCCTCCAGGCCGGAGTCGATGGACGCGCCGGGCACCTCAGGGGAATGA
- a CDS encoding ABC transporter substrate-binding protein: MSIFTKGRIAIGVVAVGAVVALAGCASGDPTAPETGSGGDSGDAIVVGSFAFPESEILGEIYAQALEAQGFDVSTKFNIGPRQQTIPALQDGSINLIPEYNGNLLAYYDTEYTERTTEDVDGALGDAVAKDDLVVYKSAAAEDKDAYVVTKDFADKNGLKAIGDLSKVQPFSLGANPQFGELGYGIPGLKSVYGVNDVTFVPIEDFGGPDTVKALTDNTVQVADIYTTSPDIKSKDLVVLDDPENLISAQNVIPLLSSKIASDKLEKALDAVSAKLTTDDLIDLRDRVEGEEKASASTAAKDWLDQAGLL; this comes from the coding sequence ATGAGTATTTTCACGAAAGGCCGGATCGCCATCGGCGTTGTCGCGGTCGGAGCTGTCGTGGCTCTGGCAGGGTGCGCATCAGGAGATCCCACCGCTCCAGAGACCGGTTCGGGAGGAGACAGCGGCGACGCCATCGTCGTCGGCTCCTTCGCGTTCCCCGAGAGCGAGATCCTCGGCGAGATCTACGCCCAGGCGCTCGAGGCCCAGGGCTTCGACGTGAGCACCAAGTTCAACATCGGCCCGCGCCAGCAGACCATTCCGGCTCTGCAGGACGGCTCGATCAACCTCATCCCCGAGTACAACGGCAACCTGCTGGCGTACTACGACACCGAGTACACCGAGCGCACGACCGAAGACGTCGACGGCGCTCTCGGTGACGCGGTGGCGAAGGATGACCTCGTCGTCTACAAGTCGGCCGCTGCCGAGGACAAGGACGCCTACGTCGTCACGAAGGACTTCGCCGACAAGAACGGACTGAAGGCCATCGGCGATCTCTCCAAGGTGCAGCCGTTCAGCCTCGGAGCCAACCCGCAGTTCGGCGAGCTCGGCTACGGCATCCCGGGCCTCAAGTCGGTCTACGGCGTGAACGACGTGACCTTCGTGCCGATCGAGGACTTCGGCGGACCCGACACCGTCAAGGCCCTCACGGACAACACGGTGCAAGTGGCAGACATCTACACGACGTCACCCGACATCAAGTCGAAGGACCTCGTCGTTCTCGACGACCCCGAGAACCTGATCTCGGCGCAGAACGTCATTCCGCTGCTGAGCTCGAAGATCGCTTCCGACAAGCTGGAGAAGGCGCTCGACGCCGTCTCGGCGAAGCTGACGACCGACGACCTCATCGACCTGCGCGATCGGGTCGAGGGCGAGGAGAAGGCCTCGGCCAGCACCGCCGCCAAGGACTGGCTCGACCAGGCCGGTCTGCTCTAG
- a CDS encoding ABC transporter permease has translation MNLIFGAILWIFDPTHWVAGAQSPLPIQDRLAEHLLYTFVSVLIAAAIALPLGFYIGHTGKGRQFVISFTGAMRALPTLGVLFFLTMVLGYSLVSTTANFVGTMIALVLLAIPSILAGAYSGLESVDRQTIDSARASGMTEMQILTKVEIPLSLPLIIGGLRAGVLQVIATVVIASYAGLGGLGRIIASGIGLNDYDRILGGAILITALALMIDGVFAVIQRLTATPGVGSTRQTERQSLRRRAPGPSATVGTPLQERES, from the coding sequence ATGAACCTCATCTTCGGCGCCATCCTCTGGATCTTCGACCCGACCCACTGGGTGGCGGGCGCGCAATCGCCGCTGCCCATCCAGGACCGTCTCGCGGAGCACCTGCTCTACACCTTCGTCTCGGTGCTCATCGCCGCGGCGATAGCGCTCCCGCTCGGCTTCTATATCGGCCACACGGGCAAGGGTCGGCAGTTCGTCATCTCCTTCACCGGCGCGATGCGCGCCCTCCCCACGCTGGGTGTGCTGTTCTTCCTCACGATGGTGCTCGGGTACTCCCTGGTGAGCACGACCGCCAACTTCGTCGGCACAATGATCGCGCTCGTGCTGCTGGCCATCCCGTCGATCCTCGCCGGCGCCTATTCCGGGCTCGAGTCGGTCGACCGTCAGACCATCGATTCCGCGAGGGCGAGTGGGATGACCGAGATGCAGATCCTCACCAAGGTGGAGATCCCGCTTTCGCTGCCGCTCATCATCGGTGGCCTGCGCGCGGGCGTCCTGCAAGTCATCGCGACCGTGGTCATCGCCTCCTACGCGGGCCTCGGGGGCCTCGGTCGCATCATCGCCAGCGGCATCGGACTCAATGACTACGACCGCATCCTCGGCGGTGCCATCCTCATCACGGCGCTGGCCCTGATGATCGACGGCGTCTTCGCCGTCATCCAACGACTCACGGCCACGCCGGGTGTCGGAAGCACGCGCCAGACTGAACGACAGAGTCTTCGTCGGCGGGCACCAGGCCCGTCCGCGACGGTGGGAACACCACTCCAGGAAAGGGAATCATGA
- a CDS encoding ABC transporter permease: protein MNWFLSNWELVLELTLNHIRLSIIPIIVGFVIAVPLGRLAITGRAARGVIITSTSLLYTIPSLPLFVILPAILGTRVLSDINLIVALSIYAVAIMVRAASDSFASVSPDVKQASLAMGYSRWQQFWRVEFPLAGPVLLAGMRVVSVSTIALVSVGVLIGSENLGYLFTNGKQRGILEEVGTGIIASLLIALVFDVILVLLGRILLPWSRVEKKSGKQRASEAILVSMAPVPSGNTGQGL from the coding sequence GTGAACTGGTTCCTCTCGAACTGGGAACTTGTCCTCGAGTTGACGCTCAACCACATCCGGCTGAGCATCATCCCGATCATCGTCGGGTTCGTCATCGCGGTGCCGCTCGGGCGCCTGGCGATCACCGGGCGCGCGGCGCGCGGCGTCATCATCACCTCGACGAGCCTGCTGTACACGATCCCGTCGCTGCCGCTCTTCGTCATCCTTCCCGCCATCCTCGGCACTCGGGTGCTGAGCGACATCAACCTGATCGTCGCCCTGAGCATCTACGCAGTCGCGATCATGGTGCGCGCGGCGTCCGACTCCTTCGCCTCGGTGTCGCCCGACGTCAAGCAGGCCTCCCTCGCGATGGGATATTCGCGGTGGCAGCAGTTCTGGAGGGTCGAGTTCCCGCTCGCCGGACCTGTCCTCCTCGCCGGCATGCGAGTGGTCTCGGTGAGCACCATCGCCCTCGTGTCGGTCGGCGTGCTGATCGGCAGTGAGAACCTCGGCTACCTGTTCACGAACGGGAAGCAGCGCGGCATCCTCGAGGAGGTCGGAACCGGCATCATCGCCAGCCTCCTCATCGCGCTGGTGTTCGACGTGATCCTCGTGCTCCTCGGGCGCATCCTGCTGCCGTGGAGCCGTGTCGAGAAGAAGTCGGGCAAGCAGCGAGCTTCCGAGGCGATCCTCGTGTCGATGGCGCCGGTGCCGTCCGGCAACACGGGACAGGGGCTCTGA
- a CDS encoding ABC transporter ATP-binding protein — protein MIEFRSVSKRFPDGTLAVDDFSLLIPSRRITVFVGSSGSGKTTLLRMINRMVDPTAGQVLIDDTDVSGSDPVQLRRSIGYVMQNGGLLPHRRIVDNVATVPLLRGTSKPEARKRALELLDTVGLDRSLADKYPRQLSGGQQQRVGVARALAAQPNILLMDEPFGAVDPIVRVELQNELKRLQRDLDKTVVFVTHDIDEAFTLGDQVVVFKTGGIVAQVGTPAEILAHPADDFVASFIGADRGQRRLHLEPRDPSSGQILVVDDTGRPAGLIAGDTPSADDASVDVRVS, from the coding sequence ATGATCGAGTTCCGCTCGGTGTCGAAGCGGTTTCCCGACGGCACTCTGGCAGTCGATGACTTCTCGCTGCTGATCCCGTCCCGCCGCATCACGGTGTTCGTCGGCTCGTCCGGCTCGGGCAAGACCACGCTGCTCCGCATGATCAACCGCATGGTCGATCCCACGGCCGGTCAGGTCCTCATCGACGACACGGATGTCTCCGGCAGCGACCCGGTCCAACTCCGGCGCAGCATCGGCTACGTCATGCAGAACGGCGGGCTGCTGCCGCACCGCCGCATCGTCGACAACGTGGCCACCGTGCCGCTCCTGCGCGGAACGTCGAAGCCCGAGGCGCGGAAGCGTGCGCTGGAACTCCTCGACACCGTCGGACTCGACCGCTCGCTGGCCGACAAGTATCCGCGTCAGCTGTCCGGCGGTCAGCAGCAGCGTGTGGGCGTCGCCCGGGCCCTCGCCGCCCAACCCAACATCCTGCTCATGGACGAGCCGTTCGGCGCGGTGGACCCCATCGTGCGCGTCGAGCTGCAGAACGAGCTCAAGCGCCTCCAACGCGACCTCGACAAGACCGTGGTCTTCGTCACCCACGACATCGACGAGGCATTCACCCTCGGCGACCAGGTGGTCGTGTTCAAGACCGGCGGCATCGTCGCCCAGGTCGGGACGCCCGCCGAGATCCTCGCGCATCCGGCCGACGACTTCGTCGCATCCTTCATCGGAGCCGACCGCGGGCAGCGCCGACTGCACCTGGAGCCCCGCGATCCGTCGAGCGGGCAGATCCTCGTGGTCGACGACACAGGTCGCCCGGCCGGTCTGATCGCCGGAGACACCCCATCGGCCGACGACGCATCCGTGGACGTGAGAGTGTCGTGA
- a CDS encoding TetR/AcrR family transcriptional regulator codes for MPVGSIIGAEFPVALVRTEPIQQRGADRLNALLDAAATIVDEIGFDRLTTAMIAERSGASIGTVYRYFPDRIAVLQALRERAIARFRSRIVSLMETEAPSTWWDAVDLGITSFVDLYRAEPGFRIIHFVDRERIPAAAGPDDIEMPFSKLYSDVLTEVFGLDGGDDLPFHLEVAIEMMDAILSRAFAFDPSGDERYIAEARRVLHGYLTGLFGPVEN; via the coding sequence GTGCCGGTAGGCAGCATCATCGGGGCTGAGTTCCCAGTCGCACTCGTGCGCACCGAACCCATCCAGCAGCGCGGAGCCGACCGCCTGAACGCGCTTCTCGACGCGGCAGCGACCATCGTCGACGAGATCGGCTTCGACCGCCTCACGACCGCCATGATCGCCGAGCGGTCCGGCGCATCGATCGGAACGGTCTACAGGTATTTCCCCGACCGGATCGCCGTTCTCCAGGCTCTCCGTGAGCGGGCCATCGCCCGTTTCCGCAGCCGGATCGTCTCCCTCATGGAGACAGAGGCCCCCTCGACCTGGTGGGACGCCGTCGACCTGGGCATCACCTCGTTCGTCGATCTGTACCGCGCGGAGCCCGGCTTCCGCATCATCCACTTCGTCGATCGCGAGCGGATCCCGGCAGCAGCCGGCCCCGACGACATCGAGATGCCGTTCTCGAAGCTGTACTCCGACGTGCTGACCGAGGTCTTCGGTCTCGATGGGGGAGACGACCTCCCCTTCCACCTCGAGGTGGCCATCGAGATGATGGACGCCATCCTCTCCCGCGCCTTCGCGTTCGACCCGTCAGGCGACGAGCGGTACATCGCCGAGGCCCGCCGTGTGCTCCATGGCTACCTGACCGGACTGTTCGGACCAGTCGAGAACTGA
- a CDS encoding phosphatase domain-containing protein: MVTTADAEPERSVDHPTTHLFARFEDMVHTRREAWARRHGRIPLVIPFSGYGSTEWTRVLCRVMLQKPEPVPSDPPTRSDRKRAKRRERLRGWRSFVSVPLNGAMVSITIDGTTTEVRADRGGVVDAVIPISLEAGWHVATLETPGGVAVEAPTQIIDPSVEFGIVSDVDDTVMVTALPRPFVAAWNTFVLDEHARIPTPGMAVLMERLVSANPGCPVIYLSTGAWNVAPTLTRFLSRNIYPAGALLLTDWGPTHDRWFRSGQEHKRDNLRRLAEEFPNIKWLLIGDDGQHDEDIYRRFAAERPGHVSAVAIRQLSTGEAVLAGGRSKPEKDIAPDVPWVYAPDGSGIVDQLDELGIV, from the coding sequence ATGGTCACTACAGCGGATGCCGAGCCCGAGCGCTCCGTCGATCACCCGACCACCCATCTCTTCGCCCGTTTCGAGGACATGGTGCACACCCGGCGCGAGGCCTGGGCCCGCCGCCACGGCAGAATTCCCCTGGTCATCCCCTTCTCCGGATACGGCTCGACGGAGTGGACGCGCGTGCTGTGCAGGGTCATGCTGCAGAAGCCCGAGCCGGTCCCATCGGATCCGCCGACCCGCTCGGACCGGAAGCGCGCCAAGCGTCGGGAACGCCTGCGCGGCTGGCGCAGCTTCGTCAGTGTCCCCCTGAATGGGGCCATGGTCTCGATCACGATCGACGGAACGACGACCGAGGTGCGCGCCGACCGCGGCGGAGTCGTCGATGCCGTCATCCCGATCTCGCTCGAGGCCGGGTGGCATGTCGCAACACTCGAGACCCCCGGCGGCGTCGCCGTCGAGGCGCCGACGCAGATCATCGACCCATCGGTGGAGTTCGGAATCGTCTCCGACGTCGACGACACCGTGATGGTCACAGCGCTGCCGCGTCCCTTCGTCGCGGCATGGAACACCTTCGTGCTCGACGAGCACGCCCGCATCCCGACTCCGGGAATGGCCGTCCTGATGGAGCGACTGGTGTCAGCGAATCCCGGCTGTCCCGTCATCTACCTCTCGACCGGCGCCTGGAACGTCGCGCCGACGCTGACGCGCTTCCTCTCGCGCAACATCTATCCGGCCGGCGCCCTGCTGCTGACCGACTGGGGTCCGACGCACGACCGCTGGTTCCGCAGCGGCCAGGAGCACAAGCGCGACAACCTGCGGCGCCTCGCCGAGGAGTTCCCGAACATCAAGTGGCTGCTGATCGGCGACGACGGACAGCACGACGAGGACATCTATCGCCGGTTCGCAGCCGAACGACCCGGGCACGTCTCCGCCGTCGCCATCAGGCAGCTCTCGACGGGTGAGGCCGTCCTGGCCGGCGGCCGGTCGAAGCCCGAGAAGGACATCGCCCCCGACGTGCCCTGGGTGTACGCCCCGGACGGTTCGGGCATCGTCGACCAGCTCGACGAGCTCGGGATCGTCTAG
- a CDS encoding response regulator transcription factor codes for MLAEDSVLLREGLVRLFDEAGFDTVGAFGNAESLLSEVAEVRPDLVVLDVRMPPTFRDEGVRAAVQIRRTLPGIGILLLSQYVEGAYAQELLASGEGGVGYLLKDRVASLEELKDAVSRVSVGGTVLDPQVVRELIGRRVDPLGSLTPREREVLELMAEGRTNQGIAERLFIGTGAVEKNVTAIFQKLGLEGSGSDHRRVLAVLAYLQR; via the coding sequence ATGCTCGCCGAAGACTCGGTGCTGTTGCGCGAGGGGCTGGTGCGGCTCTTCGATGAAGCCGGGTTCGACACCGTCGGCGCCTTCGGTAACGCCGAATCGCTGCTCTCAGAGGTCGCAGAGGTGCGGCCGGACCTCGTCGTGCTCGACGTGCGTATGCCGCCCACCTTCCGCGACGAAGGGGTGAGAGCGGCTGTCCAGATCAGGCGCACTCTGCCCGGCATCGGCATCCTGCTGCTCAGCCAGTACGTCGAGGGCGCATACGCGCAGGAGCTGCTGGCGTCGGGTGAAGGCGGAGTCGGCTACCTGCTGAAGGACAGGGTCGCGTCTCTCGAGGAACTGAAGGATGCGGTCTCCAGAGTCAGCGTCGGCGGCACCGTGCTCGATCCCCAGGTGGTGCGGGAGCTCATCGGTCGACGCGTCGATCCGCTCGGTTCGCTCACCCCTCGCGAACGCGAGGTGCTCGAGTTGATGGCCGAGGGACGCACGAATCAGGGCATCGCCGAGCGCCTGTTCATCGGAACCGGCGCGGTCGAGAAGAACGTCACGGCCATCTTCCAGAAGCTCGGGCTCGAGGGCTCGGGGTCCGACCACCGGCGGGTGCTCGCGGTACTGGCCTACCTGCAGCGCTGA
- a CDS encoding sensor histidine kinase, giving the protein MSTDTAATAVATTTPSARSTSPSRWSAYGSLWRRVPQELGFLLLTMPIAIIGLSIVASLFWTGIGSLVLVFGIFIVIASLYVSRGFGVLELVRLRWSGRPAIRQPLWRPRTDGAGFWGSFVFGPVADGHYWLYLLHTMIISPIISVVSWTVTVVWVSIGLGGISFWIWARYIPMGDREFWVHDVVLDWMFPGNTWQFDSMTGEMVFEFIVGVLFLITLPFVTRSLTLMHQGVARGLLGGWRSEELRREVADLSASRGAAVAAEDRSLRRLERDIHDGPQQRLVRLQMDLAAAERRLDTDPEAAKALLAEARLQAHDTLEELRALSRGFAPPILQDRGLVSALDSLATRSPIPVTLESSLDAELRLPGEIERSAYFVAAELVTNAVKHAGATSIRLVISTRNAAQTDAAAAVGAGVAAAPAAAGWLDIWVMDDGVGGAAPVAGHGLSGLEERLTGLRGLLVIDSPEGGPTTVGAHIPLPVEGAALS; this is encoded by the coding sequence ATGAGCACTGACACCGCAGCGACAGCAGTCGCCACCACAACGCCGTCCGCGCGCTCGACGAGCCCATCGCGCTGGTCGGCCTACGGGTCTCTCTGGCGCCGTGTACCCCAGGAGCTCGGGTTCCTGCTCCTCACCATGCCGATCGCCATCATCGGCCTCTCGATCGTCGCGTCGCTGTTCTGGACCGGCATCGGCTCCCTCGTGCTGGTCTTCGGCATCTTCATCGTGATCGCGAGCCTCTACGTCAGCCGCGGCTTCGGGGTTCTCGAGCTCGTGCGTCTGCGATGGTCTGGCCGCCCGGCCATCAGACAGCCGCTCTGGCGGCCGCGCACCGATGGCGCCGGGTTCTGGGGAAGCTTCGTCTTCGGCCCCGTCGCCGACGGCCACTACTGGCTCTACCTCCTGCACACCATGATCATCTCGCCCATCATCAGCGTGGTCAGCTGGACCGTCACCGTCGTCTGGGTCTCGATCGGCCTGGGCGGGATATCGTTCTGGATCTGGGCACGGTACATCCCGATGGGTGATCGCGAGTTCTGGGTTCACGACGTCGTGCTCGACTGGATGTTCCCCGGCAACACCTGGCAGTTCGACAGCATGACCGGTGAGATGGTGTTCGAGTTCATCGTCGGGGTCCTCTTCCTGATCACCCTGCCCTTCGTCACCCGCTCGCTGACGCTCATGCACCAAGGCGTCGCCCGAGGTCTCCTCGGCGGCTGGCGCTCCGAAGAACTGCGCCGCGAGGTCGCGGATCTGAGCGCTTCCCGGGGCGCCGCCGTCGCCGCGGAGGACAGGTCGCTGCGTCGACTGGAACGAGACATCCACGACGGTCCGCAGCAGAGGCTGGTCAGACTGCAGATGGACCTGGCCGCGGCCGAGCGACGCCTCGACACCGACCCCGAAGCCGCGAAGGCTCTCCTCGCCGAGGCCCGCCTGCAGGCTCACGACACCCTCGAGGAACTCCGCGCGCTGTCGAGGGGCTTCGCGCCCCCGATCCTGCAGGACCGCGGCCTCGTCAGCGCGCTCGACTCGCTCGCGACCCGGAGCCCGATTCCGGTCACGCTCGAATCCTCGCTCGACGCCGAGTTGCGCCTACCCGGTGAGATCGAGCGGAGCGCCTACTTCGTGGCCGCTGAACTCGTCACCAACGCCGTGAAGCACGCCGGGGCGACGAGCATCCGTCTCGTGATCTCCACCAGGAACGCTGCGCAGACGGATGCCGCTGCGGCGGTGGGCGCCGGAGTCGCCGCGGCCCCTGCGGCCGCAGGCTGGCTCGACATCTGGGTCATGGATGACGGCGTCGGGGGAGCGGCGCCCGTTGCAGGTCACGGTCTGAGCGGGCTCGAGGAGCGCCTGACGGGACTCCGCGGACTGCTCGTCATCGACAGCCCGGAGGGTGGCCCGACCACAGTGGGCGCACACATTCCGCTCCCGGTCGAGGGCGCCGCCCTATCCTGA